In one window of Poriferisphaera corsica DNA:
- a CDS encoding glutamate synthase subunit beta — translation MGKPTGFMEYKRKPMSNRAADVRIKDFDEIHEHANTDKLKTQGARCMDCGVPFCQSDTGCPIDNLIPEWNDLVYHEEWREALDRLHKTNNFPEFTGRVCPAPCEGSCCLGVIEPPVTIKSIECAIIDRGYEEGWIKPQPPQSRTDKTIAIIGSGPAGLAAADQLNKAGHTVTVYERHDRPGGLLMYGIPNMKLDKNYVQRRIDLMIEEGVTFITNAFVGGSPQLKAGAVDNDENTQFIDINDLRGDFDAVLLATGSTTARDLPAPGRELNGVHFAMEFLHQNTKSLLDSNLEDGKYISAKDKDVIVIGGGDTGTDCIGTSIRHGATSVVNFELLPKPPQERAADNPWPQWPRILRTDYGHEEAIDTYGDDPREYQILTKEFVGDDEGNLTGVKTVRVYWRKDQNGQWQMTEVTGSEQIYKADLCFLAMGFTGPEKILAEKLGLETDNRSNFKAEHGEYATNVEGLFAAGDCRRGQSLVVWAINEGRGAARKIDEYLTGASELPAPDVETQFASTAG, via the coding sequence ATGGGTAAGCCAACAGGATTCATGGAATACAAGCGTAAGCCGATGTCAAACCGCGCAGCCGATGTGCGCATTAAAGACTTCGACGAAATCCACGAACACGCGAACACCGACAAGCTCAAAACCCAAGGCGCTCGCTGCATGGACTGCGGCGTCCCCTTCTGCCAATCCGATACAGGTTGCCCAATCGATAACCTGATCCCCGAGTGGAACGACCTTGTCTACCACGAAGAATGGCGTGAAGCCCTTGACCGTCTACACAAAACCAACAACTTCCCCGAATTCACCGGCCGCGTCTGCCCCGCTCCTTGTGAAGGCTCCTGCTGCCTCGGTGTCATCGAACCACCCGTGACCATCAAGTCCATCGAGTGCGCTATCATCGATCGTGGCTACGAAGAAGGTTGGATCAAACCTCAACCCCCACAATCACGCACCGATAAAACCATTGCCATCATCGGCTCAGGCCCTGCGGGTCTCGCCGCAGCCGACCAACTCAACAAAGCCGGCCACACCGTCACCGTCTATGAACGCCATGACCGCCCAGGCGGCCTGCTCATGTATGGCATCCCTAACATGAAGTTAGACAAGAACTACGTTCAGCGACGCATCGATCTCATGATCGAAGAAGGTGTCACATTCATTACCAACGCATTTGTTGGCGGTTCACCCCAGCTCAAAGCCGGTGCTGTGGACAACGATGAAAATACACAGTTCATCGACATCAACGACCTTCGTGGTGATTTCGACGCAGTTCTCCTCGCAACCGGCTCAACCACCGCACGCGATCTCCCAGCTCCTGGCCGCGAACTCAACGGCGTACACTTTGCCATGGAGTTCCTACACCAAAACACAAAATCCCTCCTCGACTCAAACCTTGAGGACGGCAAATATATCTCCGCGAAAGATAAGGACGTGATCGTCATCGGTGGCGGCGACACAGGCACCGACTGTATCGGTACTTCCATCCGTCACGGTGCGACCTCAGTCGTGAACTTTGAACTGTTGCCCAAACCTCCTCAGGAACGTGCAGCCGACAACCCGTGGCCACAATGGCCCCGCATCCTCCGCACGGACTACGGCCACGAAGAAGCCATCGACACCTACGGCGACGATCCACGTGAATACCAGATCCTTACTAAAGAATTCGTTGGTGACGACGAAGGCAACCTCACCGGCGTTAAAACCGTTCGCGTCTACTGGCGTAAAGATCAAAACGGCCAATGGCAGATGACCGAAGTCACCGGCTCTGAGCAAATCTACAAAGCCGATCTCTGCTTCCTCGCTATGGGTTTCACCGGCCCCGAGAAAATCCTCGCCGAAAAGCTTGGCCTCGAAACCGACAACCGTTCAAACTTCAAAGCGGAGCACGGCGAATACGCCACCAACGTCGAAGGCCTCTTCGCCGCAGGTGACTGCCGTCGTGGTCAATCGCTTGTCGTCTGGGCTATCAATGAAGGCCGCGGCGCCGCCCGTAAGATCGACGAATACCTCACCGGTGCTTCCGAGCTTCCCGCTCCAGACGTCGAAACACAATTCGCCTCAACCGCAGGCTAA
- a CDS encoding bile acid:sodium symporter family protein has translation MDYARLHSSYTFIILFAALFGYFLLPIEIYQSTRDFIPLMLALVMLGMGLTITPHQLKALRSAGLFLILGIILQYTIMPLTAFAIAKILNLPPLLILGIILVGSSPGGTASNVITYLARGDVALSITLTTASTLLAPLLTPLWVYLLASQWIPIAPAPLFITITKIILVPVILGILIRIYWHPSKRILNQFLPVFSMLIIAIIVAVVVGLNRTTILSSYLIFIAVAIQFTIGLTAGYFSSNFIQSKQSRAKNKPRSRAVAIEVAMQNSGLAVALALAHFDPLAAVPGAIYSIFHNIAGVILASYWHSQPSKT, from the coding sequence ATGGACTACGCCCGTTTGCATTCCTCATACACTTTCATCATTTTGTTCGCTGCCCTCTTTGGCTACTTCCTCCTCCCCATCGAAATCTACCAATCGACACGCGACTTCATTCCGCTCATGCTCGCACTTGTTATGCTTGGCATGGGCCTCACCATAACTCCTCACCAACTCAAAGCACTACGTTCAGCTGGCCTCTTTCTCATTCTCGGCATCATCCTTCAATACACCATCATGCCTCTTACCGCATTCGCCATTGCTAAAATCCTCAACCTTCCTCCACTTCTCATTCTTGGCATCATCCTTGTTGGTTCTTCACCCGGCGGCACAGCCTCAAATGTCATCACCTATCTTGCCCGTGGTGATGTCGCGCTCTCCATCACCCTCACCACAGCCTCCACACTCCTCGCCCCGCTACTCACACCTCTTTGGGTATATCTATTGGCATCTCAATGGATCCCCATCGCACCGGCGCCGTTGTTTATCACCATCACTAAAATTATCCTTGTCCCCGTCATTCTCGGCATCCTCATCAGAATTTATTGGCATCCATCTAAGCGAATATTAAATCAATTTCTTCCAGTTTTTTCTATGCTAATTATCGCGATCATCGTCGCCGTCGTTGTTGGCTTGAATCGCACGACGATCCTTTCCTCATATCTCATATTCATCGCTGTTGCCATTCAATTCACCATCGGCCTAACCGCTGGTTACTTCAGCTCAAACTTCATCCAATCCAAACAAAGCCGCGCAAAAAACAAACCGCGCTCTCGCGCCGTCGCTATCGAAGTAGCTATGCAAAACTCCGGCCTCGCCGTTGCTCTTGCCCTTGCACATTTCGACCCACTCGCCGCCGTACCCGGCGCAATTTATTCGATCTTCCACAACATTGCAGGCGTTATACTCGCCTCATATTGGCATAGCCAACCTTCCAAGACATAA
- a CDS encoding peroxiredoxin family protein, which produces MIYNCKSLLRLKWLPVNACLIFILFICIGFISGQSHKGKIVANNDKWNIGDQVDYQLRCIGGEPISRRSMRGKYVVLHFWASWHVGSRESLLYLKELWPDIEKRNAMLVSVSLDKNAKIVRAARQKFMLKWPQFFSDQSHAEVLAKRLQIDDVPQVCILSKESKLLWIGHPIVLKSALERLYANVEFGETKGEYTTGEQGLIADMREVGKFKTYRMDDQEVERVKREIVIAKRAAKMENLDLLMEKVNRLDMMSIYDERLRDRMIDLAETIHRYILNDPVLIQKTKDEDFFIAKLKAIHSLITNPPKGKMDMRRLKNVRKQSGNKLSPVLLERKLNEARALEKTDIIKAYHLYIWLKEHARLTESGKVAINKIEAIRKGDQYGKVIAKQLEKEEVNRFFNNARKFVKKSNRRAAIVELETLLRLFPESNQAKDARLMIRQLRNEQIELDRIYGDEDPEIVKRKPLGS; this is translated from the coding sequence ATGATCTATAATTGTAAAAGTTTGCTGAGACTGAAATGGTTACCTGTCAATGCTTGTTTGATATTCATTTTGTTTATCTGTATTGGCTTTATATCCGGCCAAAGTCATAAAGGGAAAATTGTAGCCAATAATGATAAGTGGAATATTGGCGATCAAGTTGATTATCAATTGCGATGTATCGGGGGTGAGCCGATATCAAGACGATCGATGCGAGGAAAATATGTGGTGTTACATTTTTGGGCGAGTTGGCATGTGGGTAGTCGTGAGAGTTTGCTGTATTTGAAGGAGTTGTGGCCGGACATTGAAAAACGCAATGCGATGCTGGTCAGTGTGAGTTTAGATAAAAATGCAAAAATTGTTAGAGCAGCACGACAAAAGTTTATGTTGAAATGGCCTCAGTTTTTTTCTGATCAAAGTCATGCAGAAGTCTTAGCAAAGCGATTACAGATTGATGATGTGCCACAGGTATGTATCTTATCGAAAGAGAGTAAGCTGCTCTGGATTGGGCATCCTATTGTATTAAAAAGCGCGCTGGAACGACTATATGCGAATGTTGAATTTGGGGAAACAAAAGGTGAATACACAACAGGCGAGCAAGGTTTAATCGCAGATATGCGAGAGGTGGGTAAATTTAAAACGTATCGAATGGATGATCAAGAAGTTGAACGTGTTAAACGGGAGATTGTGATCGCTAAACGTGCGGCAAAGATGGAGAATCTGGATTTGTTGATGGAGAAGGTTAATCGCTTAGACATGATGTCGATTTATGATGAACGGCTACGTGATCGTATGATTGATTTAGCTGAAACCATTCATCGTTATATTTTGAATGATCCGGTTTTGATTCAGAAAACAAAAGATGAGGATTTTTTTATCGCAAAATTAAAAGCTATACATTCATTAATCACAAACCCGCCGAAAGGAAAGATGGACATGAGGCGGTTGAAAAATGTGCGTAAGCAATCAGGCAATAAATTATCGCCTGTTCTGCTTGAACGTAAATTGAATGAAGCTCGGGCGCTGGAAAAAACTGACATTATCAAAGCATATCATTTATATATCTGGTTGAAGGAACATGCTCGTTTAACAGAATCTGGTAAGGTCGCGATTAATAAAATTGAAGCCATCCGCAAAGGTGATCAGTACGGTAAGGTGATCGCGAAGCAACTAGAGAAAGAAGAAGTTAATCGCTTCTTTAATAACGCAAGAAAATTTGTAAAGAAAAGCAACAGACGAGCTGCGATTGTGGAACTTGAAACGTTGCTCCGGCTGTTCCCAGAATCAAATCAAGCTAAGGATGCACGGTTAATGATTCGCCAATTAAGAAACGAGCAAATAGAACTTGATCGGATTTATGGTGATGAAGACCCGGAGATAGTGAAACGTAAGCCACTCGGTTCGTGA
- a CDS encoding redoxin domain-containing protein, whose translation MAIKRVIVMVCVVALMLGVGVKSEAAVKKGDKPTFTFTTLQRKKVSLESLRGNIVIIDFWATWCPPCIEAIPHMKAVNKAAQGKKVVLMGVSLDSDRGKMARFVKQKGMDWTHVFGGRSSREAAFFGVNGIPSIYIIDPNGEVAWVGHPANMDAPLRDVYLKFQDQLEGSASEEVVKEVDEETIKAAIAQMGEARKLLEKGDFAKIFEVLSQVDPQAGMDARVRKEAEQILEKLQRDVLNNPEAVMMLVQNPDLQKQLMGIQDQIKSVKEVTEKKVVVQQKPTSKKTNRLVNKKISDRVLAKKLKQAKIYAKSDREYEAYDVYEWLMEKSPNSDAGREAVDWVLTKRKNQKFMTGYEVWSQGKKAEQLLKTGKTMQKLGEVKSAREMYEKVLEECPKAAKEIYEAKDLLKNMPKE comes from the coding sequence ATGGCTATAAAGCGGGTAATTGTGATGGTGTGCGTGGTAGCGCTGATGCTGGGGGTTGGGGTTAAGAGCGAAGCAGCGGTCAAGAAGGGGGACAAGCCCACGTTCACGTTCACGACGTTGCAGCGAAAGAAAGTTTCGTTGGAGAGTTTGCGTGGGAACATTGTGATTATTGATTTTTGGGCAACATGGTGCCCGCCTTGTATTGAAGCGATACCACACATGAAGGCTGTGAATAAAGCAGCACAGGGCAAGAAGGTTGTGCTGATGGGGGTGAGCCTGGATAGTGACCGTGGGAAGATGGCGAGGTTCGTGAAACAGAAAGGAATGGATTGGACACATGTATTTGGTGGGAGAAGTTCACGGGAAGCGGCCTTTTTCGGGGTCAATGGTATCCCGTCTATCTATATCATAGATCCGAATGGTGAGGTTGCATGGGTGGGACATCCGGCGAATATGGATGCGCCGTTGCGAGATGTCTATTTGAAGTTTCAAGATCAGCTAGAAGGAAGCGCGAGCGAAGAGGTTGTTAAAGAAGTAGATGAGGAAACGATTAAAGCGGCGATTGCACAGATGGGTGAGGCGAGGAAATTGCTTGAGAAAGGTGATTTCGCGAAGATTTTTGAAGTGTTATCACAAGTAGATCCACAGGCGGGTATGGATGCTCGGGTTAGAAAAGAGGCGGAGCAGATACTAGAAAAATTGCAGCGTGATGTTCTGAATAACCCGGAAGCTGTGATGATGTTGGTTCAGAATCCTGATTTACAAAAACAGTTAATGGGGATTCAGGATCAAATAAAATCTGTGAAAGAAGTTACTGAAAAGAAAGTTGTCGTCCAACAAAAACCTACCAGTAAGAAAACAAACAGGCTTGTCAACAAGAAGATCAGTGATCGGGTGTTGGCGAAGAAGCTAAAACAAGCAAAGATTTATGCGAAAAGCGACCGTGAGTATGAGGCTTACGATGTTTATGAGTGGCTCATGGAAAAATCGCCAAACAGTGATGCTGGTCGTGAGGCGGTTGATTGGGTGCTTACAAAGCGTAAAAACCAAAAATTCATGACAGGTTATGAGGTTTGGTCGCAGGGTAAAAAAGCGGAGCAGCTACTTAAAACAGGCAAGACCATGCAGAAATTAGGGGAAGTCAAGAGTGCTCGAGAGATGTATGAAAAGGTATTGGAAGAATGCCCAAAGGCGGCTAAAGAGATATATGAAGCAAAGGATTTGCTAAAGAATATGCCTAAAGAGTGA
- a CDS encoding NAD-binding protein yields the protein MKEAKGHQAGTQGSAIVAGYGPAGRIVGEHLEASGYAVTVVDTNPDTVLMRLERNKGAKFGNILDEGVLRNAGIMEADVLVIAIPDEGDAIEACRIARKMRGDLKIVARTNFLSRGLMAGEAGANEVVVEEVVTAEAMRDAVNRLMDRA from the coding sequence GTGAAAGAAGCGAAAGGACATCAAGCAGGAACGCAGGGCAGCGCGATTGTTGCGGGGTATGGCCCGGCGGGTCGGATTGTTGGCGAGCATTTAGAGGCGAGCGGATATGCGGTCACGGTGGTGGATACGAATCCGGATACGGTATTGATGCGATTGGAGCGGAATAAGGGAGCGAAATTTGGAAATATTCTGGATGAGGGGGTCTTGCGGAATGCGGGGATTATGGAGGCTGATGTTCTGGTGATTGCGATCCCGGATGAGGGGGATGCGATTGAAGCGTGCCGCATTGCGAGGAAGATGCGAGGGGATTTGAAGATTGTGGCGAGAACCAATTTCCTGAGCCGCGGGTTGATGGCGGGCGAGGCGGGGGCGAATGAGGTTGTAGTCGAAGAGGTGGTGACTGCTGAGGCGATGCGTGATGCGGTAAATCGGTTGATGGATCGCGCGTGA
- a CDS encoding PhzF family phenazine biosynthesis protein: protein MPNSLTSLPLYQVDAFTQTPFAGNPAAVCVLPEKERSPSHINDAWMQNLAAEMNLSETAFLQPLSRDSQNQFLIRWFTPAAEVELCGHATLASAHILYQTERHPEHQPLHFQTLHAGQLTCSLTTHNQILMDFPADTPQPLPIDQLPSELITHLNITSAEIVNAFKNSWDILLELKSESLVRNLTPNFHALAQFASRGIAVTAAADPNTDYDFVSRFFAPALRINEDPVTGSLHCVLAPYWAKKLNKNPLVAYQASSRGGLLNLHCKSHDNKHRIEIAGHATTIFNANLIL from the coding sequence ATGCCTAACTCGCTAACATCGCTTCCTCTCTATCAAGTCGATGCTTTTACCCAGACTCCATTCGCCGGTAATCCTGCCGCTGTATGCGTGCTCCCCGAAAAGGAACGCTCACCCTCACATATCAATGATGCATGGATGCAAAACCTTGCCGCTGAGATGAACCTATCTGAAACCGCGTTTCTTCAGCCACTCTCAAGAGATTCTCAAAACCAGTTTCTCATTCGCTGGTTCACCCCCGCTGCCGAAGTCGAACTCTGTGGCCACGCCACCCTCGCATCTGCCCATATTCTCTACCAAACCGAGCGTCATCCTGAACATCAACCGCTGCATTTCCAAACCTTGCACGCCGGTCAGCTTACCTGTTCACTGACGACCCACAACCAAATCCTGATGGATTTCCCCGCAGATACTCCCCAACCACTCCCCATTGACCAATTACCCTCCGAACTCATCACACATCTCAATATCACCTCAGCCGAGATCGTCAACGCATTCAAAAATTCATGGGATATCCTCCTTGAACTCAAATCCGAATCACTTGTACGAAATCTCACTCCAAATTTCCACGCACTCGCTCAGTTCGCATCCCGTGGTATCGCCGTAACCGCTGCAGCTGATCCCAACACTGATTACGATTTTGTCTCACGTTTCTTCGCCCCCGCCTTGCGTATTAATGAAGACCCCGTCACCGGCTCACTTCATTGTGTACTCGCTCCATACTGGGCAAAGAAACTAAATAAAAATCCGCTCGTCGCTTATCAAGCCTCATCACGCGGCGGCCTGCTCAACCTTCATTGCAAATCACATGACAATAAACACCGCATCGAAATTGCAGGTCATGCAACAACCATCTTCAATGCCAATCTCATCCTCTAA
- a CDS encoding MarC family protein: protein MSVGEYLNLFVNNYIKFFFLLTPFAGVSIFLAMTKDQGVSKRHRTALKVTAAVIVLSTTLYFFGTWIFGLFGITIDAFRIGAGVLLFLSGIELVKSSHRAGQVGVETEGMEETRMGKSGHDEGEWVVPLAIPIIVGPATIGAMLVIGSELDTLQEQAVGYGGLLGAILTVGLLLFGASVVERVIGQRGLTIFSKLTGLVFCVLAAQLMMAGVRNFLIVSS, encoded by the coding sequence ATGAGTGTTGGTGAGTATTTAAATTTGTTCGTAAACAACTATATTAAGTTTTTCTTTTTGTTGACGCCGTTTGCGGGGGTGTCGATTTTTTTGGCGATGACGAAAGATCAAGGCGTATCGAAGCGGCATCGAACGGCGCTGAAGGTTACGGCGGCGGTGATCGTGTTATCAACGACTTTGTATTTTTTCGGTACGTGGATTTTTGGATTGTTTGGGATCACGATCGATGCTTTCCGGATTGGCGCAGGGGTACTTTTATTTTTGTCGGGAATTGAGCTAGTTAAAAGCAGTCATCGGGCTGGGCAGGTTGGTGTTGAGACTGAAGGGATGGAGGAGACGAGAATGGGCAAGAGTGGGCATGATGAGGGGGAGTGGGTGGTGCCGTTGGCGATACCGATTATTGTTGGACCGGCGACGATTGGCGCGATGCTTGTGATTGGTTCTGAACTGGATACATTACAGGAACAAGCGGTGGGATATGGGGGGCTGCTTGGTGCGATATTGACCGTGGGATTGCTGCTGTTTGGAGCAAGTGTTGTGGAGCGAGTCATTGGTCAACGGGGTTTAACGATTTTTAGCAAACTTACAGGTTTGGTGTTTTGCGTGTTAGCGGCACAACTGATGATGGCCGGTGTGCGAAACTTTTTAATCGTTAGTTCTTAA
- a CDS encoding Lcl domain-containing protein, with the protein MKHILITLFTVLLLLHTTHAQPAAILTYPIVDTNQIRSFDNHSRISIPSPNQPFFGQDANYTGLTPAYRNNKDGTITDLNTGLMWQQSYQRATYQQALSGAAKCRTASHSDWRLPTIKELYSLILFSGTDPDPQASSSSSIPFIDDQFFDFSFGNTSRNERIIDVQFWSSTQYTSTTMHGNKTVFGLNLADGRIKGYPKTSPHNPNQKRLVRYVRSNPDYGKNHFIDNNDGTITDLATGLTWAKNDSDKPMTWQQALEYCNKLNLADQKDWRLPNAKELQSIVDYTRSPDATHSPAINPIFNTTAIKNEGNKTDYPQFWTSTTHQSQRGGQAAVYIAFGRALGYMTSGPPNQNRRSTSKTKLMDVHGAGAQRSDLKSGNPKDYPHGLGPQGDVIRIYNYVRPVRSGAANITTTEPPLTKQEKQQYKQSNPALDNFINRLDHNGDNKVSRSEFDGPSQHFKYLDRNNDNYITLDEAPSGPPNQQAPPPRKRR; encoded by the coding sequence ATGAAGCATATTCTCATTACCCTATTCACGGTTTTACTGCTCCTTCACACCACCCATGCTCAACCCGCCGCAATACTCACCTATCCCATCGTCGACACCAACCAGATCCGCTCTTTCGATAACCACAGCCGTATCTCCATCCCATCACCCAATCAGCCATTCTTCGGCCAAGACGCCAACTATACCGGCCTCACCCCTGCTTACCGCAATAACAAAGACGGCACCATCACCGACCTAAACACCGGCCTCATGTGGCAACAATCCTATCAACGCGCTACCTACCAGCAAGCCCTTTCCGGGGCTGCCAAATGCCGTACTGCCAGTCATTCCGATTGGCGTCTCCCAACGATCAAAGAACTCTACTCCCTCATTCTTTTCTCCGGCACAGATCCCGATCCACAAGCCTCATCCTCATCATCTATCCCATTCATAGACGACCAATTTTTTGATTTCTCTTTCGGCAACACCTCGCGCAACGAGCGCATCATCGACGTACAATTCTGGTCTTCGACTCAATACACCTCCACTACCATGCATGGCAACAAAACCGTTTTCGGCCTCAACCTCGCCGATGGACGCATCAAAGGTTATCCAAAAACCTCCCCTCACAACCCCAACCAAAAACGCCTCGTCCGCTACGTCCGCAGCAACCCCGACTACGGCAAAAATCATTTCATCGATAACAACGACGGCACCATTACCGACCTTGCGACCGGCCTAACCTGGGCTAAAAATGATTCTGACAAACCTATGACTTGGCAGCAAGCCCTCGAATATTGCAACAAGCTCAATCTTGCAGATCAAAAAGATTGGCGCCTCCCCAACGCCAAAGAACTACAATCCATCGTTGACTACACCCGCTCACCCGATGCGACTCATTCGCCCGCCATCAATCCCATCTTCAACACAACCGCGATTAAAAACGAAGGCAACAAAACCGACTACCCACAATTCTGGACCTCAACCACACATCAATCCCAACGAGGCGGGCAAGCCGCCGTTTATATCGCTTTCGGCCGCGCTCTCGGTTACATGACTAGCGGCCCACCCAACCAAAATCGGCGTTCCACTTCAAAAACCAAACTCATGGATGTTCACGGCGCAGGGGCTCAGCGTTCTGATCTCAAATCCGGCAACCCTAAAGACTACCCGCATGGCCTTGGTCCGCAAGGCGATGTCATCCGCATCTACAACTACGTACGTCCTGTTCGCAGTGGAGCTGCAAACATCACAACCACTGAGCCGCCACTCACCAAGCAAGAAAAACAACAATATAAACAATCTAATCCAGCATTAGACAATTTTATCAATCGTCTTGATCATAACGGCGACAATAAAGTCTCGCGTTCCGAATTCGACGGCCCATCTCAGCATTTCAAATATCTTGATCGCAATAACGACAACTACATCACACTAGATGAAGCCCCTTCTGGCCCACCAAACCAACAAGCTCCCCCTCCACGCAAAAGACGCTAA
- a CDS encoding N-acetylmuramoyl-L-alanine amidase, translated as MRITLMRCVLLLCVSIVFGMEQARGFEEAGSDFADLQQILNKGWQEFEFKGAKNASNRWGTKVDSIVMHTTEGSGVYENTVRWFRNSGNNSNSAHFVIARDGRVTQMVDSTRRAWHGTYYNRRSIGIEMSGFSRGHVDPNDDRVDTWRYEVGEPEDVHDPTPGDGYRSNLDTLADVVAYYVQRYDIPLIHPEGEAAWHKENGEVVRDIDFNQAGLVGHGQVQPWNRRDPGAMFPWEELISRVESRIPEPSVGILMLLGGLGLLRRK; from the coding sequence ATGCGCATAACTTTGATGAGATGTGTATTGTTATTGTGTGTTTCGATCGTCTTTGGAATGGAGCAAGCGAGAGGATTCGAGGAAGCGGGGAGTGATTTTGCGGATTTGCAGCAAATCCTGAATAAGGGGTGGCAGGAATTTGAATTTAAGGGGGCAAAGAATGCGAGCAATCGATGGGGAACAAAGGTTGATTCGATTGTGATGCATACAACTGAAGGGTCGGGTGTGTATGAGAATACAGTGAGGTGGTTTCGAAACTCAGGTAATAATAGTAATTCTGCGCATTTTGTGATTGCGCGTGATGGTCGTGTGACACAGATGGTGGACTCGACGAGAAGGGCGTGGCATGGGACGTATTACAACCGGCGATCGATTGGGATTGAGATGTCGGGATTTTCGCGTGGTCACGTTGATCCGAATGATGACAGGGTGGATACATGGCGGTATGAGGTAGGAGAGCCCGAGGATGTACATGATCCTACGCCGGGGGATGGGTATCGGTCGAATCTTGATACGTTAGCAGATGTGGTTGCGTATTATGTACAACGATATGATATTCCGCTGATACATCCGGAGGGCGAGGCGGCTTGGCATAAAGAGAATGGGGAAGTTGTTAGGGATATTGATTTTAATCAAGCGGGATTGGTAGGTCATGGTCAGGTGCAGCCATGGAATAGACGAGATCCGGGAGCGATGTTTCCTTGGGAAGAATTGATTAGTCGAGTGGAATCACGGATACCGGAGCCGAGCGTTGGGATACTGATGCTGCTGGGGGGATTGGGTTTGTTGAGGCGGAAGTGA
- a CDS encoding GNAT family N-acetyltransferase: protein MNLHSIGLQSDLLFFNQNSIITHQPDHLIIKTPQNPTFFQGNLLIYNHPPSSTHLTNWEDAANQAFSDQPLTAHRCFAWDINPADPLTDPITSKAVATFESANYEYEQSIILTTNTINSPKHPNSDIHIKPITAPAHWQAVTELQIDIGSKTYNEKLYRPFMLQRIKDWQHMINNNQGIWLGAFLGNTLAADLGFFWNQSLSRFQHVETHPDHRNQGICATLVHHACQLALNQNPQTTLVMEADESYHAARIYQSLGFAPTERISYLTKYNKQIWNA from the coding sequence ATGAACCTCCATTCCATTGGCCTCCAGTCAGATCTGCTTTTTTTCAATCAAAATTCAATCATCACCCATCAGCCCGATCACCTCATCATTAAAACCCCACAAAACCCCACTTTTTTTCAAGGCAACCTTCTCATCTACAACCATCCACCTTCATCAACCCATCTCACAAACTGGGAAGATGCAGCCAATCAAGCATTCAGCGATCAACCCCTCACTGCTCACCGCTGTTTCGCGTGGGATATTAATCCCGCCGATCCACTCACTGACCCCATCACTTCCAAAGCCGTCGCTACTTTCGAATCTGCAAACTACGAATACGAGCAATCCATCATTCTCACAACCAACACCATTAACTCGCCAAAGCATCCAAACTCCGACATCCATATCAAACCCATCACCGCTCCCGCGCATTGGCAAGCCGTTACCGAACTCCAAATCGACATCGGTTCAAAAACCTACAACGAAAAACTGTACCGCCCTTTTATGCTTCAGCGCATCAAAGATTGGCAACACATGATCAACAACAATCAAGGTATTTGGCTCGGTGCTTTCCTGGGCAACACGCTCGCCGCCGATCTCGGCTTCTTTTGGAACCAATCTCTTTCACGCTTCCAACACGTCGAAACCCACCCCGACCATCGCAACCAAGGCATCTGCGCCACCCTCGTCCATCATGCATGTCAGCTCGCCTTAAACCAAAACCCGCAAACCACACTTGTCATGGAAGCCGATGAATCCTACCACGCCGCCCGCATCTACCAATCCCTCGGCTTCGCCCCCACTGAACGCATCAGCTATCTCACTAAATACAACAAACAAATCTGGAACGCTTAA